The Prinia subflava isolate CZ2003 ecotype Zambia chromosome 13, Cam_Psub_1.2, whole genome shotgun sequence genome contains a region encoding:
- the LOC134557828 gene encoding collagen alpha-1(I) chain-like isoform X10 encodes MKAASATICGTGGDGVSAGPGHAAGPGAAPGRTVRAIFTAHHAERGKARSSGSRVGPAALPGRCPAGLAPRDGPSSRPAALPGRCPAGLAPRDGPSSRPAALPGRCPAGLAPRDGPSSRGDPGADPAGDPGAIASAEPAPPQSASGAEEVMGRRRKGRSGAEPGPVRVRAAAGWAMWRRGAAWAWGQRGAGSAVPGPSAGGPRAATGHKHLIKKDARKRIICIEGNIASGKTTCLDYFAQTTSTEVLKEPLTKWRNVRGHNILGLMYQDASRWGITLQTYVQLTMLEQHTRPMSAEKQA; translated from the exons ATGAAGGCGGCCAGCGCCACCATCTGCGGGACAGGAGGGGACGGGGTCAGCGCCGGCCCGGGCCATGCCGcgggccccggggccgccccagGCCGTACCGTGCGGGCGATCTTCACCGCGCACCACGCCGAGCGGGGGAAGGCCCGGTCCAGCGGCAGCCGCGTCGGGCCGGCAGCGCTGCCGGGGCGGTGCCCGGCGGGACTGGCACCCCGGGACGGCCCCTCCAGCCGGCCGGCAGCGCTGCCGGGGCGGTGCCCGGCGGGACTGGCACCCCGGGACGGCCCCTCCAGCCGGCCGGCAGCGCTGCCGGGGCGGTGCCCGGCAGGACTGGCACCCCGGGACGGCCCCTCCAGCCGGGGAGATCCCGGAGCCGATCCCGCAGGTGATCCCGGTGCCATCGCCAGCGCTGAACCAGCCCCGCCTCAGAGCGCCTCAGGGGCGGAGGAAGTGATGGGGCGGCGGCGGAagggccggagcggggcggaGCCGGGTCCGGTGCGGGTCCGGGCGGCAGCGGGATGGGCAATGtggcggcggggcgcggcctGGGCCTGGGGCCAGCggggcgcgggcagcgccgTCCCCGGCCCCTCAGCGGGCGGGCCCCGCGCCGCTACCGGCC ATAAGCATCTGATTAAAAAAGATGCTAGAAAGAGAATT ATCTGTATCGAGGGCAACATTGCGAGTGGAAAAACAACATGCCTGGATTATTTTGCACAAACTACCAGCACTGAG GTTTTGAAGGAACCTTTGACCAAGTGGAGGAATGTTCGAGGTCACAATATACTG GGCTTAATGTACCAGGATGCATCGAGGTGGGGAATAACTCTGCAGACCTATGTCCAGCTAaccatgctggagcagcacaccaGGCCCATG
- the LOC134557828 gene encoding collagen alpha-1(I) chain-like isoform X9 produces the protein MKAASATICGTGGDGVSAGPGHAAGPGAAPGRTVRAIFTAHHAERGKARSSGSRVGPAALPGRCPAGLAPRDGPSSRPAALPGRCPAGLAPRDGPSSRPAALPGRCPAGLAPRDGPSSRGDPGADPAGDPGAIASAEPAPPQSASGAEEVMGRRRKGRSGAEPGPVRVRAAAGWAMWRRGAAWAWGQRGAGSAVPGPSAGGPRAATGHKHLIKKDARKRIICIEGNIASGKTTCLDYFAQTTSTEVLKEPLTKWRNVRGHNILCPSVLLPSLTPGLNVPGCIEVGNNSADLCPANHAGAAHQAHEKQA, from the exons ATGAAGGCGGCCAGCGCCACCATCTGCGGGACAGGAGGGGACGGGGTCAGCGCCGGCCCGGGCCATGCCGcgggccccggggccgccccagGCCGTACCGTGCGGGCGATCTTCACCGCGCACCACGCCGAGCGGGGGAAGGCCCGGTCCAGCGGCAGCCGCGTCGGGCCGGCAGCGCTGCCGGGGCGGTGCCCGGCGGGACTGGCACCCCGGGACGGCCCCTCCAGCCGGCCGGCAGCGCTGCCGGGGCGGTGCCCGGCGGGACTGGCACCCCGGGACGGCCCCTCCAGCCGGCCGGCAGCGCTGCCGGGGCGGTGCCCGGCAGGACTGGCACCCCGGGACGGCCCCTCCAGCCGGGGAGATCCCGGAGCCGATCCCGCAGGTGATCCCGGTGCCATCGCCAGCGCTGAACCAGCCCCGCCTCAGAGCGCCTCAGGGGCGGAGGAAGTGATGGGGCGGCGGCGGAagggccggagcggggcggaGCCGGGTCCGGTGCGGGTCCGGGCGGCAGCGGGATGGGCAATGtggcggcggggcgcggcctGGGCCTGGGGCCAGCggggcgcgggcagcgccgTCCCCGGCCCCTCAGCGGGCGGGCCCCGCGCCGCTACCGGCC ATAAGCATCTGATTAAAAAAGATGCTAGAAAGAGAATT ATCTGTATCGAGGGCAACATTGCGAGTGGAAAAACAACATGCCTGGATTATTTTGCACAAACTACCAGCACTGAG GTTTTGAAGGAACCTTTGACCAAGTGGAGGAATGTTCGAGGTCACAATATACTG tgtccatctgtcctgctTCCATCTCTGACCCCAGGGCTTAATGTACCAGGATGCATCGAGGTGGGGAATAACTCTGCAGACCTATGTCCAGCTAaccatgctggagcagcacaccaGGCCCATG
- the LOC134557828 gene encoding collagen alpha-1(I) chain-like isoform X6, whose protein sequence is MKAASATICGTGGDGVSAGPGHAAGPGAAPGRTVRAIFTAHHAERGKARSSGSRVGPAALPGRCPAGLAPRDGPSSRPAALPGRCPAGLAPRDGPSSRPAALPGRCPAGLAPRDGPSSRGDPGADPAGDPGAIASAEPAPPQSASGAEEVMGRRRKGRSGAEPGPVRVRAAAGWAMWRRGAAWAWGQRGAGSAVPGPSAGGPRAATGHKHLIKKDARKRIICIEGNIASGKTTCLDYFAQTTSTEVLKEPLTKWRNVRGHNILCPSVLLPSLTPGLNVPGCIEVGNNSADLCPANHAGAAHQAHDSENCVSYVPPESAEKQA, encoded by the exons ATGAAGGCGGCCAGCGCCACCATCTGCGGGACAGGAGGGGACGGGGTCAGCGCCGGCCCGGGCCATGCCGcgggccccggggccgccccagGCCGTACCGTGCGGGCGATCTTCACCGCGCACCACGCCGAGCGGGGGAAGGCCCGGTCCAGCGGCAGCCGCGTCGGGCCGGCAGCGCTGCCGGGGCGGTGCCCGGCGGGACTGGCACCCCGGGACGGCCCCTCCAGCCGGCCGGCAGCGCTGCCGGGGCGGTGCCCGGCGGGACTGGCACCCCGGGACGGCCCCTCCAGCCGGCCGGCAGCGCTGCCGGGGCGGTGCCCGGCAGGACTGGCACCCCGGGACGGCCCCTCCAGCCGGGGAGATCCCGGAGCCGATCCCGCAGGTGATCCCGGTGCCATCGCCAGCGCTGAACCAGCCCCGCCTCAGAGCGCCTCAGGGGCGGAGGAAGTGATGGGGCGGCGGCGGAagggccggagcggggcggaGCCGGGTCCGGTGCGGGTCCGGGCGGCAGCGGGATGGGCAATGtggcggcggggcgcggcctGGGCCTGGGGCCAGCggggcgcgggcagcgccgTCCCCGGCCCCTCAGCGGGCGGGCCCCGCGCCGCTACCGGCC ATAAGCATCTGATTAAAAAAGATGCTAGAAAGAGAATT ATCTGTATCGAGGGCAACATTGCGAGTGGAAAAACAACATGCCTGGATTATTTTGCACAAACTACCAGCACTGAG GTTTTGAAGGAACCTTTGACCAAGTGGAGGAATGTTCGAGGTCACAATATACTG tgtccatctgtcctgctTCCATCTCTGACCCCAGGGCTTAATGTACCAGGATGCATCGAGGTGGGGAATAACTCTGCAGACCTATGTCCAGCTAaccatgctggagcagcacaccaGGCCCATG
- the LOC134557828 gene encoding collagen alpha-1(I) chain-like isoform X5: MKAASATICGTGGDGVSAGPGHAAGPGAAPGRTVRAIFTAHHAERGKARSSGSRVGPAALPGRCPAGLAPRDGPSSRPAALPGRCPAGLAPRDGPSSRPAALPGRCPAGLAPRDGPSSRGDPGADPAGDPGAIASAEPAPPQSASGAEEVMGRRRKGRSGAEPGPVRVRAAAGWAMWRRGAAWAWGQRGAGSAVPGPSAGGPRAATGHKHLIKKDARKRIICIEGNIASGKTTCLDYFAQTTSTEVLKEPLTKWRNVRGHNILGLMYQDASRWGITLQTYVQLTMLEQHTRPMILKIVFPMCHLSLQRSKHENVQGEVLCCRFPP, encoded by the exons ATGAAGGCGGCCAGCGCCACCATCTGCGGGACAGGAGGGGACGGGGTCAGCGCCGGCCCGGGCCATGCCGcgggccccggggccgccccagGCCGTACCGTGCGGGCGATCTTCACCGCGCACCACGCCGAGCGGGGGAAGGCCCGGTCCAGCGGCAGCCGCGTCGGGCCGGCAGCGCTGCCGGGGCGGTGCCCGGCGGGACTGGCACCCCGGGACGGCCCCTCCAGCCGGCCGGCAGCGCTGCCGGGGCGGTGCCCGGCGGGACTGGCACCCCGGGACGGCCCCTCCAGCCGGCCGGCAGCGCTGCCGGGGCGGTGCCCGGCAGGACTGGCACCCCGGGACGGCCCCTCCAGCCGGGGAGATCCCGGAGCCGATCCCGCAGGTGATCCCGGTGCCATCGCCAGCGCTGAACCAGCCCCGCCTCAGAGCGCCTCAGGGGCGGAGGAAGTGATGGGGCGGCGGCGGAagggccggagcggggcggaGCCGGGTCCGGTGCGGGTCCGGGCGGCAGCGGGATGGGCAATGtggcggcggggcgcggcctGGGCCTGGGGCCAGCggggcgcgggcagcgccgTCCCCGGCCCCTCAGCGGGCGGGCCCCGCGCCGCTACCGGCC ATAAGCATCTGATTAAAAAAGATGCTAGAAAGAGAATT ATCTGTATCGAGGGCAACATTGCGAGTGGAAAAACAACATGCCTGGATTATTTTGCACAAACTACCAGCACTGAG GTTTTGAAGGAACCTTTGACCAAGTGGAGGAATGTTCGAGGTCACAATATACTG GGCTTAATGTACCAGGATGCATCGAGGTGGGGAATAACTCTGCAGACCTATGTCCAGCTAaccatgctggagcagcacaccaGGCCCATG
- the LOC134557828 gene encoding collagen alpha-1(I) chain-like isoform X7, whose amino-acid sequence MKAASATICGTGGDGVSAGPGHAAGPGAAPGRTVRAIFTAHHAERGKARSSGSRVGPAALPGRCPAGLAPRDGPSSRPAALPGRCPAGLAPRDGPSSRPAALPGRCPAGLAPRDGPSSRGDPGADPAGDPGAIASAEPAPPQSASGAEEVMGRRRKGRSGAEPGPVRVRAAAGWAMWRRGAAWAWGQRGAGSAVPGPSAGGPRAATGHKHLIKKDARKRIICIEGNIASGKTTCLDYFAQTTSTEVLKEPLTKWRNVRGHNILGLMYQDASRWGITLQTYVQLTMLEQHTRPMRSKHENVQGEVLCCRFPP is encoded by the exons ATGAAGGCGGCCAGCGCCACCATCTGCGGGACAGGAGGGGACGGGGTCAGCGCCGGCCCGGGCCATGCCGcgggccccggggccgccccagGCCGTACCGTGCGGGCGATCTTCACCGCGCACCACGCCGAGCGGGGGAAGGCCCGGTCCAGCGGCAGCCGCGTCGGGCCGGCAGCGCTGCCGGGGCGGTGCCCGGCGGGACTGGCACCCCGGGACGGCCCCTCCAGCCGGCCGGCAGCGCTGCCGGGGCGGTGCCCGGCGGGACTGGCACCCCGGGACGGCCCCTCCAGCCGGCCGGCAGCGCTGCCGGGGCGGTGCCCGGCAGGACTGGCACCCCGGGACGGCCCCTCCAGCCGGGGAGATCCCGGAGCCGATCCCGCAGGTGATCCCGGTGCCATCGCCAGCGCTGAACCAGCCCCGCCTCAGAGCGCCTCAGGGGCGGAGGAAGTGATGGGGCGGCGGCGGAagggccggagcggggcggaGCCGGGTCCGGTGCGGGTCCGGGCGGCAGCGGGATGGGCAATGtggcggcggggcgcggcctGGGCCTGGGGCCAGCggggcgcgggcagcgccgTCCCCGGCCCCTCAGCGGGCGGGCCCCGCGCCGCTACCGGCC ATAAGCATCTGATTAAAAAAGATGCTAGAAAGAGAATT ATCTGTATCGAGGGCAACATTGCGAGTGGAAAAACAACATGCCTGGATTATTTTGCACAAACTACCAGCACTGAG GTTTTGAAGGAACCTTTGACCAAGTGGAGGAATGTTCGAGGTCACAATATACTG GGCTTAATGTACCAGGATGCATCGAGGTGGGGAATAACTCTGCAGACCTATGTCCAGCTAaccatgctggagcagcacaccaGGCCCATG